In Musa acuminata AAA Group cultivar baxijiao chromosome BXJ2-3, Cavendish_Baxijiao_AAA, whole genome shotgun sequence, the following proteins share a genomic window:
- the LOC135607473 gene encoding protein CELLULOSE SYNTHASE INTERACTIVE 3-like: protein MVEEAVPFAAESADHWLSRARLLAPLALEKARSAKGFARRWMSIVSKLERVPPCLSDLSSHPCFARDALCRELLQSVAATVSEAVELADRCRGDVSASVGKLKMQSDLDALSGKLDLNLHDCGLVVKTGVLGEMALPPVASARPGEAEYASWNFHELLARILIGHADAKHRALDGLLEAMREDEKGVMAVLGRSNISALIQLLTATSPKLREKAATAVCLLTESGNCENLLVSEGVLPPLIRLLESGSLVAREKAVISLQRLSLSADTARLIAGHGGIRPLIGVCQVGSSISQSAAAGTLNNLFAVPEERQSLVDEGIVRVMINLLDCGIVLGSKEYAAECLQHLTCSNESLRRTVVSEGGIRSLLTYLDRPLPQESAVGALKNLVGSVSVDSLISLGLLPCLVHVLKDGSLGAQQAAAAAICKFSSSAETKRIVGEFGCIPLLVKMLEAKSNGAREVAAQAIASLMTYPQNGRDVKKDDKSVPNLVQLLDPCPQNTAKKYAVSCLLILLSSKMCKKMMISHGAIGYLKKLSDMDIPGTKKLLEQLERGRLQSLFSRK, encoded by the coding sequence ATGGTGGAAGAGGCCGTGCCCTTTGCTGCCGAATCGGCGGACCACTGGCTCTCCCGCGCCCGCCTCCTCGCCCCCCTCGCCCTCGAGAAGGCCAGGTCCGCCAAGGGATTCGCCAGGCGGTGGATGTCCATCGTTTCCAAGCTCGAGCGCGTGCCGCCCTGCCTCTCCGACCTCTCCAGCCACCCCTGCTTCGCGCGGGACGCCCTCTGCCGCGAGCTCCTTCAGTCCGTCGCCGCCACCGTCTCCGAGGCTGTCGAATTGGCCGATCGATGTCGCGGCGACGTCAGCGCCTCCGTCGGCAAGTTGAAGATGCAGAGCGACCTCGACGCCCTCTCCGGCAAGCTCGATCTCAATCTCCACGACTGTGGACTCGTCGTCAAGACCGGCGTCCTCGGCGAGATGGCCCTCCCTCCGGTCGCCTCCGCCCGTCCCGGCGAAGCGGAGTACGCCAGCTGGAATTTCCACGAGCTGCTCGCCCGCATCCTGATCGGGCACGCCGATGCCAAGCACCGGGCGTTGGATGGGCTATTGGAGGCGATGAGGGAGGACGAGAAGGGCGTGATGGCTGTCCTGGGACGGAGCAACATCTCCGCCCTCATACAGCTGTTGACAGCAACCTCACCCAAGCTCAGGGAGAAGGCCGCCACTGCAGTTTGCTTGCTTACCGAATCAGGAAACTGCGAGAACCTGTTGGTTTCCGAAGGAGTGCTGCCGCCGCTGATCCGTCTTCTGGAATCCGGGAGCTTAGTAGCAAGAGAGAAGGCAGTCATCTCCCTACAAAGGCTGTCCCTGTCCGCTGACACTGCTCGTTTGATCGCCGGCCATGGTGGAATTCGCCCGCTGATCGGAGTCTGTCAGGTCGGCAGTTCGATCTCTCAGTCGGCTGCTGCTGGCACGCTTAACAACCTTTTTGCTGTGCCCGAAGAGAGGCAGAGTCTTGTGGATGAGGGAATAGTTCGTGTCATGATCAATCTGCTTGATTGCGGCATTGTTTTGGGATCGAAGGAGTATGCAGCTGAGTGTTTGCAGCACTTAACATGCAGCAATGAGAGCTTGAGGAGGACGGTTGTATCCGAAGGAGGGATTCGGAGCCTTCTGACATACCTTGACAGACCCTTACCACAGGAATCAGCAGTCGGTGCATTGAAGAATCTGGTTGGTTCTGTATCCGTGGATAGTCTGATCTCACTTGGCTTGCTTCCTTGCCTTGTGCATGTGCTGAAAGATGGATCTTTGGGGGCACAGCAGGCAGCCGCGGCTGCCATTTGTAAGTTCTCCAGCTCAGCAGAAACCAAAAGAATTGTTGGAGAATTTGGTTGCATACCCTTGCTTGTGAAGATGCTCGAGGCCAAGAGCAATGGCGCGAGGGAGGTTGCGGCACAAGCAATTGCTAGCTTGATGACATATCCTCAAAATGGTAGGGATGTTAAGAAGGATGataagagtgtgccaaatctgGTTCAGTTGCTTGATCCCTGTCCTCAGAACACCGCAAAGAAGTATGCGGTCTCTTGCCTTTTAATTCTGTTGTCGAGCAAAATGTGCAAGAAGATGATGATTTCACATGGTGCAATTGGTTATCTCAAGAAGCTCTCCGATATGGACATTCCAGGCACAAAGAAGTTGCTTGAGCAACTGGAACGAGGCAGATTACAGAGCTTGTTTagcagaaaatag